Proteins from a single region of Mucilaginibacter daejeonensis:
- a CDS encoding arylesterase, with protein sequence MINIKKINAFLLGATILLSACNNAGDQNAEQRDTTTSAAQASNSKPVKTVLIFGDSLTAGYGLDDPATEAYPSVLQDKIKAAKLPYKVINAGNSGETTAGGLGRIDWVLRQKVDIFVLELGANDGLRGVPVSETAANLQKIIDRVKAKYPDAKLVMAGMQVPPSMGADYANDFKAVFPTLATKNNMVLVPFLLDHVGGVAKLNQADGIHPTKKGAKIVAENVWRVLKGIL encoded by the coding sequence ATGATCAACATTAAAAAGATAAACGCATTCCTGTTAGGTGCCACCATACTATTGAGCGCTTGCAATAACGCAGGTGACCAGAACGCCGAACAGCGTGACACGACTACCAGTGCTGCGCAGGCTTCAAATAGTAAGCCGGTCAAGACCGTCCTCATCTTTGGTGACAGCCTTACCGCAGGTTACGGCCTGGACGACCCGGCTACAGAGGCCTACCCAAGTGTACTACAGGATAAGATCAAAGCGGCCAAGCTGCCGTACAAAGTGATCAACGCCGGCAACAGCGGCGAGACCACCGCCGGAGGTCTGGGCCGGATCGACTGGGTGCTACGACAAAAGGTGGATATTTTTGTGTTAGAGCTGGGTGCAAACGATGGTTTACGTGGTGTCCCCGTAAGCGAAACTGCCGCCAACCTGCAAAAGATAATCGATAGAGTAAAAGCCAAATACCCGGACGCTAAACTGGTGATGGCAGGTATGCAGGTACCACCAAGCATGGGAGCCGATTACGCGAACGATTTTAAAGCCGTGTTCCCTACCCTGGCCACTAAAAATAATATGGTGTTAGTACCATTCCTGTTGGATCATGTTGGCGGAGTGGCCAAGTTGAACCAGGCAGATGGTATTCATCCAACTAAAAAAGGCGCCAAGATCGTGGCTGAAAATGTTTGGAGAGTATTGAAGGGAATACTGTAA